One window of Cryptococcus neoformans var. grubii H99 chromosome 11, complete sequence genomic DNA carries:
- a CDS encoding translation initiation factor eIF-2B subunit alpha produces the protein MQSVASPQEYSDTPNQSSTSARTPSPRAFDVVTAYRRALEDDKVPHPIAAILALVELMEASTASTVTGLASELTVGRQVLINTQASLGVRAGCQLWERFFALFPGVGEDFPAYKRSLISQGRSFCAITAPQCREKIAELAVGFLRDDCVILTHSYSRTVIQTILRAHKQHKRIRVYVTEARPGCLGMKTHQFLTANGIPCTVVLDSAVAYVMERVDMVLVGSEAVVESGGLVSSVGTYQVALVAKVMQKPFYALAESYKFLRHYPLSQTDLPIPASSDRPSIPLEFPSTIPDTQSIPGFLSRGSSLTPQSRSPQAPATPPHAVIGGGGGGGADGGKRYERMEMTKEMEEINPMVDVTTPDLIDFIITDLGAPLSPTSVSQYLVAQFSS, from the exons ATGCAATCGGTCGCAAGCCCCCAGGAGTATTCGGACACTCCCAACCAATCCTCCACTTCGGCCAGgactccttctcccagaGCTTTCGATGTTGTGACGGCATACAGGCGAGCTTTGGAGGATGACAAG GTCCCCCACCCTATCGCTGCTATCTTGGCCCTCGTTGAGCTTATGGAGGCTTCCACTG CTTCCACCGTAACTGGTCTCGCTTCCGAACTCACCGTTGGCCGACAGGTTTTGATCAATACCCAAGCGAGTCTTGGTGTTCGTGCAGGCTGTCAGCTGTGGGAAAGAttctttgccctttttcCTGGTGTTGGCGAG GACTTTCCCGCTTACAAAAGGTCGTTGATCTCACAAGGCCGTTCGTTCTGTGCTATTACTGCTCCTCAATGTCGAGAGAAGATTGCAGAGCTGGCCGTTGGTTTCCTTCGTGATGATTGTGTG ATCCTTACGCACAGCTACTCGAGAACAGTCATTCAGACAATCTTAAGAGCACACAAGCAACACAAAAGAATACGTGTCTATGTCACAGAAGCCCGTCCTGGGTGTCTTGG GATGAAAACACATCAGTTCCTTACGGCTAACGGTATCCCCTGTACTGTAGTGCTTGACAGCGCTGTTGCCTATGTGATGGAACGTGTCGACATGGTCCTTGTTGGATCAGAAGCCGTTGTCGAGAGTGGT GGCCTCGTTTCTTCTGTGGGAACGTACCAAGTGGCTCTAGTAGCCAAAGTCATGCAAAAACCCTTTTACGCCCTCGCAGAATCATATAAATTCCTTCGTCACTACCCACTTTCTCAAACCGACTTGCCTATACCAGCTTCCTCTGACCGGCCGTCTATCCCGCTCGAGTTCCCCTCTACGATTCCTGATACCCAATCCATCCCTGGTTTCCTCTCAAGAGGTAGCAGCTTGACTCCTCAATCAAGAAGTCCACAAGCACCGGCGACACCCCCACACGCCGTcattggtggtggtggtggtgggggcGCAGacggaggaaagagatatgagaggatggagatgacgaaagagatggaagagattaACCCGATGGTGGATGTGACAACCCCAGACTTGATTGACTTTATTATTACCGATTTAGGAGCGCCTTTAAGTCCTACGTCTGTCAGTCAGTACCTCGTCGCTCAATTCTCTTCATGA
- a CDS encoding dynactin 4 — protein sequence MSVRYACSHLDTPTPPLPPSYPSSRPSFFPIEQLYFCEECDAVRCDLCVGVEVASYFCPNCLFDVPGANVRGDKNRCARSCFSCPQCSSSLSIQASDPPPEGSSSNASGNGAVPSGPLYLLVCPGCRWSSKQIGWEFEKPTGIALQLQKTWTQPEQVQAEFDSIKDHLESYITCSSTPTTTPHRPRVPSRHISHLTQMAAKALNRPVHGLAVRKRPPRGQGQAPGGEKVGWDELEEYESKANWRELGLEKGMEDVETMRLLEEAGWEGVAALDRRWSRSWECGRMSQSALPQRIPLKTKLTKRCPEPSCRHLLIQPDTKSVRMKIKMVALNYLPILEVGRRRRRRRRVVVPGGDTDEQNDAELEREKRRERRRTRPALSGISWREGEKGKEEEEALNARLVAGETYTFQLALTNPLYDPIQIRLTQPPLPKHAPPAKCEIRIATPHFTCNASKDAWAYDDDEEDEDGDGDGSEDTASVTTGSGTMSGIGRKGGRLGVLAGGSTRDKRREAGVEKRENVSKVPIEVEVSERAEGDVEFDLEVRFTYRVEGEGTPVEEKRKEEYKHFTFWVRVNLGEV from the exons ATGTCAGTCCGGTACGCCTGCTCACATCTCGATACCCCTACACCACCACTCCCGCCATCATACCCATCAAGccgcccatccttctttccgaTCGAACAGCTTTATTTCTGTGAAGAGTGTGATGCTGTTCGGTGTGATCTCTGTGTCGGGGTAGAGGTCGCCAGTTACTTTTGTCCAAACTGTCTGTTTGACGTCCCAGGCGCCAACGTAAGGGGAGACAAGAACAG ATGCGCGAGATCATGTTTCTCTTGCCCTCAATGCTCATCGAGTTTATCGATCCAAGCGTCCGATCCTCCCCCAGAAGGCAGTAGTAGTAATGCCTCTGGAAATGGAGCAGTGCCGTCTGGACCTCTTTACCTCCTCGTTTGTCCTGGATGTAGGTGGTCGAGTAAGCAGATAGGTTGGGAGTTTGAAAAACCCACGGGTATTGCTC TGCAACTGCAAAAAACATGGACCCAGCCTGAACAAGTACAGGCAGAGTTTGATAGTATCAAAGATCATCTCGAGTCGTACATCACTTGTTCATCTACACCCACTACGACGCCACATCGACCAAGAGTGCCTTCACGCCACATTTCGCATCTTACGCAGATGGCGGCCAAGGCGTTGAACCGGCCTGTTCATGGACTTGCTGTACGTAAAAGACCGCCGCGCGGGCAGGGTCAAGCGCCGGGAGGGGAGAAAGTGGGCTGGgatgagctggaagagTACGAGTCGAAAGCAAACTGGCGAGAGTTGGGGTTGGAAAAGGGGATGGAAGACGTGGAGACGATGAGgttgttggaagaagcgggGTGGGAAGGGGTGGCTGCGTTGGATAGGCGGTGGAGTAGGAGCTGGGAATGTGGCCGGATGTCCCA ATCAGCGTTACCGCAGAGGATCCCGTTAAAGACGAAACTGACAAAACGGTGTCCTGAGCCTAGCTGTCGTCATTTACTTATCCAGCCGGATACGAAAAGTGTGCGTATGAAGATAAAGATGGTAGCGCTCAACTACCTTCCCATCTTGGAGGTGGGTcgacggcggcggcggcggcggcgggtGGTGGTGCCCGGTGGGGATACGGATGAGCAGAACGATGCCGAGCTGGAGCGGGAGAAGAGACGTGAACGACGTCGGACGCGACCTGCCTTGTCGGGCATCTCGTGGCGAGAGGGGGAAAAGggcaaagaggaagaagaggctcTAAACGCGCGGCTTGTTGCAGGCGAGACGTACACTTTTCAACTCGCGCTTACCAACCCGCTTTACGATCCTATCCAAATCCGACTGactcaacctcctctgCCTAAACATGCACCGCCGGCAAAGTGTGAGATACGGATCGCGACGCCGCATTTTACGTGTAATGCGTCGAAAGATGCGTGGGCGtatgacgatgatgaggaggatgaggatggggatggggatggaagtGAGGATACGGCAAGTGTGACGACTGGATCGGGGACGATGAGTGGGATTGGGCGGAAAGGCGGGCGATTGGGTGTTCTGGCGGGCGGCAGCACGCGCGATAAACGGCGGGAAGCgggggtggagaaaagggagaatGTGTCGAAAGTGCCTAtcgaggtggaggtttCTGAAAGGGCAGAGGGGGATGTAGAGTTTGATTTGGAAGTGAGGTTTACGTATCGCGtcgagggagaagggacgccggtggaggagaagcggaaggaagagtatAAGCATTTCACATTTTGGGTGCGGGTTAATCTCGGGGAGGTGTAG
- a CDS encoding CMGC/CDK/CDC2 protein kinase, translated as MSLDNYQKIEKVGEGTYGVVYKAKDINTGNIVALKKIRLEAEDEGVPSTSIREISLLKELSKDDNIVKLLDIVHSEAKLYLVFEFLDMDLKKYMDTIGEKDGLGPDMVKKFSYQLVKGLYYCHGHRILHRDLKPQNLLINKSGDLKIGDFGLARAFGIPLRTYTHEVVTLWYRAPEVLLGSRHYSTAIDMWSVGCIVAEMATRQPLFPGDSEIDEIFRIFRVLGTPDEDVWPGVRGLPDYKPTFPQWHPVELGDVIKGFEADGIDLIAQTLVYDPAHRISAKRALQHPYFDTVNLAAA; from the exons ATGTCGCTTGACAACTATCAAAAGATCGAAAAGGTCGGAGAAG gCACCTATGGTGTGGTGTACAAGGCCAAAGACATCAACACGGGCAACATTGTCGCCCTCAAGAAGATTCGTCTTgaagcagaagatgaaggtgtgcCAAGCACTTCGATCAGAGAAATCAGTTTGTTGAAAGAGTTGAGCAAGGATGATAACATTGTCAA GTTGCTGGATATCGTGCATTCTGAAGCAAAGCTTTACCTCGTGTTCGAGTTTCTTGATATGGATTTGAAAAAGTATATGGATACCATTGGTGAAAAGGACGGTCTCGGTCCCGACATGGTCAAG AAATTCTCTTACCAACTCGTCAAAGGTCTCTACTACTGCCACGGCCACCGTATTCTTCATCGAGACCTTAAACCTCAAAATCTGTTGATCAACAAGTCTGGTGATCTCAAGATTGGTGATTTCGGTTTGGCGAGGGCGTTTGGTATCCCTCTGCGTACTTATACTCACGAA GTTGTGACATTGTGGTACCGAGCTCCCGAAGTCCTCCTTGGCTCAAGGCATTACTCTACCGCTATTGATATGTGGTCCGTTGGATGTATCGTCGCTGAAATGGCCACTCGTCAACCTCTCTTCCCGGGTGACTCTGAGATTGATGAAATCTTTCGAATTTTCCG AGTTCTCGGTACGCCCGACGAAGACGTATGGCCCGGAGTCAGGGGCTTGCCCGATTACAAGCCTACCTTTCCCCAATGGCACCCCGTCGAACTGGGGGATGTCATCAAGGGCTTTGAGGCCGATGGGATTGACTTGATTGCCCAGACTTTAGTCTATGATCCTGCTCACCGAATTTCAG CCAAGCGCGCACTTCAACACCCCTACTTTGACACTGTCAACCTCGCCGCCGCATAA
- a CDS encoding tRNA-splicing endonuclease subunit Sen34 — MSPLPHSIPLYLVNGVATVWDAQTAATLHCVHNVSGLRAGTLPGVAQQNGFLGLPLTLMQEEAAYLVTQGIAHLVPLDPSPSPPSEETVKAHTAARIARLKALEEKTREAEAKRQEESRKAFDKGGEKARLKREARARAQAEKARESGEGQFEEGINAKENITAPIAGSPAKTKTKTKATETKYVPTPGHFHIVPSHPVLSQHPSGSQSITSLPHPLFPFPTTPRQHALLGVFSKLQSLSYRVGLGPRFGGEWLIYPGDYLRYHAHFTSQVIVRDEPIKPTEIVAWGRLGTGTKKAGLICCWDDGKREEGQDNQEEEKEEDVEFYSLEWANFG, encoded by the exons ATGTCCCCTCTCCCCCACTCCATCCCCCTCTACCTTGTAAATGGTGTCGCCACCGTCTGGGACGCACAAA CTGCTGCTACTCTCCATTGCGTGCACAATGTCTCCGGTTTAAGAGCCGGCACACTGCCCGGCGTAGCCCAGCAGAATGGATTTTTAGGTCTTCCCCTGACATTGAtgcaggaagaggcggcATATCTTGTTACTCAAG gcatcGCCCACCTCGTTCCTCTTGACCCCAGcccatctccaccctccGAAGAAACCGTTAAAGCCCACACGGCAGCTCGCATCGCGCGTCTGAAAGCTTTAGAAGAAAAAACAAGAGAGGCGGAAGCAAAGAGACAGGAAGAGTCGAGAAAGGCTTTCGATAAAGGTGGAGAAAAAGcgaggttgaagagggaggCGAGAGCGAGAGCGCAAGCAGAAAAGGCTAGAGAAAGTGGGGAAGGACAGTTTGAAGAGGGCATCAACGCCAAGGAGAATATCACTGCACCGATAGCGGGTTCACCGGCAAAGACCAAGACCAAGACCAAGGCCACGGAGACCAAGTATGTGCCTACTCCTGGCCACTTCCACATTGTCCCCTCGCACCCGGTATTATCTCAACATCCATCAGGATCACAATCTATAACATccctcccccaccccctcttccccttcccaacGACCCCTCGCCAACATGCCCTTCTCGGCGTGTTTTCCAAGCTTCAATCGCTCTCGTACCGGGTCGGACTTGGTCCGCGGTTTGGTGGAGAATGGTTAATCTATCCAGGGGATTACTTGCGGTATCATGCGCATTTTACCAGTCAGGTCATCGTTCGGGATGAACCTATCAAACCGACCGAGATTGTGGCGTGGGGTAGGTTGGGTACAGGGACGAAAAAAGCTGGATTGATTTGTTGCTGGGATGATGGtaagagagaagaggggcAAGATAaccaggaagaagaaaaagaagaggatgtggaaTTCTACTCGCTTGAATGGGCCAACTTTGGATAG